The Immundisolibacter sp. genome contains a region encoding:
- a CDS encoding DMT family transporter gives MSPTQRTRLYGMLFALLAAFGFSFKAILVKLAYAWHPVDAVTLLALRMLFALPFFVAIAWHARGSGERTPVAATDWLRLTWLGLTGYYLASILDFWGLGYINAGLERLILFLYPTLVVVLGAWLGRRRVARREIWALALSYGGIAVAFAADLHLATDRGALLLGSALVFGSAVAYALYLLASGPTIARVGARRAAAYAMLISTGFVLAQFAATQPLAALRQPWPIYGLALAMAIFSTVLPGVLLAESIKRIGAGQVALIGSAGPIITIYLGVVVLGEPATAAQLLGAALVLTGVLMVTLPRRTTPGA, from the coding sequence ATGTCGCCCACCCAGCGCACCCGCCTCTACGGCATGCTGTTCGCCCTGCTGGCGGCGTTCGGTTTTTCGTTCAAGGCGATCCTGGTCAAGCTGGCTTACGCCTGGCATCCGGTGGATGCGGTCACCCTGCTGGCGCTGCGCATGCTGTTTGCGCTGCCGTTTTTCGTCGCCATTGCCTGGCATGCGCGCGGCAGCGGCGAACGCACCCCCGTTGCTGCCACTGACTGGCTGCGCCTGACCTGGCTCGGCCTGACCGGTTATTACCTGGCCAGCATTCTGGACTTCTGGGGTCTGGGCTACATCAACGCCGGCCTAGAGCGGCTGATCCTGTTCCTGTACCCGACGCTGGTGGTGGTGCTGGGCGCCTGGCTTGGCCGCCGGCGCGTGGCACGGCGCGAAATATGGGCGCTGGCGCTGTCCTATGGCGGCATAGCGGTGGCGTTCGCCGCCGACCTGCACCTTGCCACCGACCGCGGCGCCCTGCTGCTGGGCAGCGCGCTGGTGTTCGGCTCGGCGGTCGCCTACGCGCTGTACCTGCTGGCCAGCGGCCCCACCATTGCCCGCGTCGGCGCCCGCCGCGCCGCCGCCTACGCCATGCTGATCTCGACCGGCTTTGTGCTGGCGCAGTTCGCCGCCACGCAACCGCTCGCGGCGCTGCGCCAACCGTGGCCGATCTACGGCCTGGCACTGGCGATGGCAATTTTCTCGACCGTGCTGCCGGGCGTCCTGCTGGCCGAGTCCATCAAACGGATCGGCGCCGGGCAGGTGGCCCTCATCGGCTCGGCCGGGCCGATCATTACCATTTACCTGGGCGTGGTGGTGCTCGGTGAACCGGCGACCGCCGCGCAGCTGCTCGGCGCGGCGCTGGTGCTCACCGGCGTGCTGATGGTGACCTTGCCGCGGCGCACCACGCCCGGCGCCTGA
- a CDS encoding LLM class flavin-dependent oxidoreductase: MIPFSVLDLAPVTVGSDAGQALRNTLDLARHAERWGFRRYWLAEHHGMAGIASAATAVVIGQVAAATTHIRVGAGGIMLPNHAPLVIAEQFGTLAALFPGRIDLGLGRAPGTDQLTARALRRNLAASAEEFPQDVIELMAYLGPPDPTQPVRAVPGEGTQVPIWILGSSLFGAQLAAALGLPFAFASHFAPAQMQQAIDLYRAQFRPSQQLQSPYVMVGYNVFAADTDAEAQLLASSMQQAFVALRSGRPGKLPPPAPGYLDSLSPMERAMLEQVLSCSAIGAPDTVQARMASFIEQVRPDELIITSQMFDHPARLHSYEIVAAVHAALSA; this comes from the coding sequence ATGATTCCGTTTTCCGTTCTGGACCTGGCGCCGGTGACGGTCGGCAGCGACGCCGGGCAAGCGCTGCGCAACACGCTGGATCTGGCCCGGCACGCCGAACGCTGGGGCTTCAGGCGCTACTGGCTGGCGGAGCATCACGGCATGGCCGGCATTGCCAGCGCCGCCACCGCGGTGGTGATCGGCCAGGTGGCGGCCGCAACCACGCACATCCGGGTCGGCGCCGGCGGCATCATGCTGCCCAACCATGCGCCGCTGGTGATCGCCGAACAGTTCGGCACCCTGGCAGCGCTGTTTCCGGGCCGCATCGACCTCGGCCTGGGGCGCGCGCCGGGCACCGATCAGCTCACCGCCCGCGCCCTGCGCCGCAATCTGGCGGCCAGCGCAGAGGAATTCCCGCAGGATGTGATCGAGCTGATGGCCTACCTGGGGCCGCCCGATCCGACCCAGCCGGTGCGTGCCGTTCCCGGCGAGGGCACGCAGGTGCCGATCTGGATTCTGGGTTCCAGCCTGTTCGGTGCCCAGCTGGCGGCGGCGTTGGGGCTGCCGTTTGCCTTTGCCTCGCACTTTGCGCCGGCCCAGATGCAGCAGGCGATCGACCTGTATCGGGCGCAGTTTCGCCCGTCGCAGCAGCTGCAATCACCCTATGTGATGGTCGGCTACAACGTGTTTGCCGCCGACACGGACGCCGAGGCACAGCTGCTGGCCAGCTCCATGCAGCAGGCCTTCGTGGCGCTGCGCAGCGGTCGGCCCGGCAAGCTGCCGCCGCCGGCTCCGGGTTACCTGGACAGCCTGTCGCCGATGGAGCGCGCCATGCTGGAACAGGTGCTGTCGTGCAGCGCCATCGGGGCGCCGGACACCGTGCAGGCACGCATGGCGAGCTTCATCGAACAGGTGCGGCCGGATGAACTGATCATCACGTCGCAGATGTTCGACCACCCGGCGCGCCTGCATTCCTACGAGATCGTCGCCGCCGTTCACGCCGCGCTGAGCGCCTGA
- a CDS encoding ABC transporter permease, whose amino-acid sequence MLRRYLALTHARNMEFLRDRASLGWNLLFPLVMVAGLAIIFGGPPRPLFKVAVIGAGEPVELTAHPFLATRYAEFYALPADQREAAVAKVGRHRLDMLLDLGASPRYWVNPESPKGYVLERLLKAAGGPPLEHGAVPGRPIRYIDFLLPGILGMNMMFSCLWGVGYVVVRYRKSGFLKRLNATPVRPIEFILAQLTSRLLLIMAITVVVYVGTDWVIGFRMEGSHALLALVTTLGALAMIAMGFVVAAFVTSEELAGGILNFLSWPMMLLSGVWFSMEGSQPWLQQLADIFPLTHLVGAARAIMLDGAGVREVAPQIAAMSAMTLVFLAIGARIFRWRAD is encoded by the coding sequence GTGCTGCGCCGTTATCTCGCCCTGACCCATGCCCGCAACATGGAGTTTCTGCGCGACCGCGCCTCGCTGGGCTGGAACCTGTTGTTCCCGCTGGTGATGGTGGCCGGATTGGCAATCATCTTTGGCGGCCCGCCGCGGCCGCTGTTCAAGGTGGCGGTCATTGGCGCCGGTGAGCCGGTCGAGCTGACCGCCCACCCGTTCCTGGCCACCCGTTACGCCGAGTTTTACGCCCTGCCGGCTGACCAGCGCGAGGCGGCGGTGGCCAAGGTCGGCCGCCATCGCCTGGACATGCTGCTCGATCTGGGCGCCTCGCCGCGCTACTGGGTAAACCCCGAATCGCCCAAGGGCTACGTGCTCGAGCGCCTGCTCAAGGCCGCCGGCGGCCCGCCGCTGGAGCATGGCGCGGTGCCGGGCCGGCCGATCCGTTACATCGATTTCCTGCTGCCGGGCATCCTTGGCATGAACATGATGTTCTCGTGCCTGTGGGGTGTCGGCTATGTGGTGGTGCGCTACCGCAAGAGCGGCTTTCTGAAGCGCCTGAACGCCACGCCGGTGCGGCCGATCGAGTTCATCCTGGCGCAGCTGACCTCGCGCCTGCTGCTGATCATGGCCATCACGGTGGTGGTCTACGTGGGTACCGACTGGGTGATCGGTTTTCGCATGGAGGGCTCGCACGCCCTGCTGGCGCTGGTCACAACGCTGGGCGCGCTGGCGATGATCGCGATGGGTTTCGTGGTGGCGGCTTTCGTGACCAGCGAGGAACTGGCCGGCGGCATCCTGAACTTTCTGTCCTGGCCGATGATGCTGCTGTCGGGCGTGTGGTTCTCGATGGAGGGCAGCCAGCCGTGGCTGCAGCAGCTGGCGGACATATTTCCGCTGACGCATCTGGTCGGCGCGGCGCGGGCCATCATGCTGGACGGCGCCGGGGTGCGCGAGGTGGCGCCCCAGATCGCCGCCATGAGCGCCATGACGCTGGTGTTTCTGGCCATCGGGGCGCGTATCTTTCGCTGGCGTGCGGATTGA
- a CDS encoding ABC transporter ATP-binding protein, translating into MSAILEVRDLIKEYPGVQAVAGVSFSVAAGTCFGLLGPNGAGKTTTVEMMEGICRPTAGQVLYRGEAQGAQFRAEAGIQFQSTALQDFLTVRETLVLFHRLYPRQADLETLIDLCQLRDLLERDNRKLSGGQRQRLLLAIALVNDPAIVFLDEPTTGLDPQARRNFWKLVQDIKAQGKTILLTTHYMEEAYVLCDEIAIMDRGRIIAQGSPAALLAAHFEDVILTLPKADFQPSAQFDMPLLDAGELWEVSTRDIPAALRGLESAGASLRHLRIRERTLEDLFLELTGRELRA; encoded by the coding sequence ATGAGCGCCATCCTCGAAGTCCGTGACCTGATCAAGGAATACCCCGGCGTGCAGGCGGTGGCCGGCGTGAGCTTCAGCGTCGCCGCCGGCACCTGTTTTGGCCTGTTGGGTCCCAACGGCGCCGGCAAGACCACCACCGTGGAGATGATGGAAGGCATCTGCCGGCCGACCGCCGGCCAGGTGCTGTACCGCGGCGAAGCGCAGGGCGCGCAGTTCCGCGCCGAGGCGGGCATCCAGTTCCAGTCCACCGCCTTGCAGGATTTCCTGACCGTGCGCGAGACGCTGGTGCTGTTTCACCGGCTCTACCCCCGCCAGGCCGATCTGGAGACGTTGATCGATCTGTGCCAGTTGCGCGACCTGCTCGAGCGCGACAACCGCAAGCTGTCCGGCGGCCAGCGCCAGCGCCTGCTGCTGGCGATCGCGCTGGTGAACGACCCGGCCATCGTGTTTCTGGACGAACCGACGACGGGTCTGGATCCGCAGGCACGGCGCAATTTCTGGAAGCTGGTGCAGGACATCAAGGCGCAGGGCAAGACCATCCTGCTGACCACGCATTACATGGAGGAGGCCTACGTGCTGTGCGACGAAATCGCCATCATGGACCGCGGCCGGATCATCGCCCAGGGTTCGCCGGCCGCGCTGCTGGCGGCACATTTCGAGGACGTGATCCTGACCCTGCCCAAGGCCGACTTCCAGCCGTCGGCGCAGTTCGATATGCCGCTGCTGGATGCCGGCGAGCTGTGGGAAGTATCCACGCGCGACATCCCGGCCGCCCTGCGCGGGCTTGAAAGTGCCGGCGCCAGCCTGCGCCACCTGCGCATCCGCGAGCGCACGCTCGAGGACCTGTTCCTGGAATTGACCGGCCGCGAGCTGCGCGCCTGA
- a CDS encoding YdcH family protein, with amino-acid sequence MSQPRTNGAQTLDEARRLHRLLDAEIDHAETGPGQASPQIKELKRRRLELRDQIVRLEQDATRQA; translated from the coding sequence ATGTCCCAGCCCCGCACCAACGGTGCCCAGACCCTCGACGAAGCGCGCCGCCTGCACCGCCTGCTGGACGCCGAAATCGACCATGCCGAGACCGGCCCCGGCCAGGCCTCACCGCAAATAAAGGAACTCAAGCGTCGGCGTCTGGAACTGCGCGACCAGATCGTGCGCCTGGAGCAGGACGCGACGCGCCAAGCCTAG
- a CDS encoding aromatic ring-hydroxylating dioxygenase subunit alpha has protein sequence MNKPLEFQAAPPPATYLREDPVHKLFAVDRRIFTDPGLFELELKHIFEGSWLYLAHESQLPRPGDWFTTHMGRQPVVLMRGADGQIRGFVNACAHRGAQLCRTARGNSKFLTCPYHGWVYDTQGRNVEVKDHASGAYPPAFAERARDLTALPRLENYRGFLFGSLNADVPTLTEHLAAATGVIDALVDQSPDGLEVLRGSTSYTFRGNWKVHAENGLDGYHVSTVHANYIGMVTRRVTQGTSDPVKSIADDRIMQQASGAYDLGSGHILAWSAVSQPENRPLARQRPRLTEQFGPAKTAWMIDRIRNMLLFPNVFLMDQTSTQIRVFRPIAPDLTEVRIYCLAPRGETPAARQLRVRQFEDFFNATGMATPDDLTEFEASQTGFAAAPSTGLQEYARGATRAQPGADALAAGLGIQPVQSSPSFQDETHLPAIFREWLRLLTAGAGA, from the coding sequence ATGAACAAACCGCTCGAATTCCAGGCCGCGCCGCCACCCGCCACCTACCTGCGCGAAGACCCGGTCCACAAGCTGTTCGCGGTCGACCGGCGCATCTTCACCGACCCCGGCCTGTTCGAGCTCGAGCTGAAGCACATCTTCGAGGGCAGCTGGCTGTATCTGGCCCACGAGAGCCAGCTGCCGCGCCCCGGCGACTGGTTCACCACGCACATGGGCCGCCAGCCGGTGGTGCTGATGCGCGGCGCGGATGGGCAGATTCGCGGCTTCGTCAACGCCTGCGCCCACCGTGGCGCACAGCTGTGCCGCACCGCGCGGGGCAACTCCAAATTCCTGACCTGTCCCTACCACGGCTGGGTGTACGACACCCAGGGCCGCAACGTCGAGGTCAAGGACCACGCCAGCGGCGCCTACCCGCCGGCCTTCGCCGAACGCGCGCGCGATCTGACCGCCCTGCCGCGCCTGGAGAATTACCGCGGCTTCCTGTTCGGCTCGCTGAACGCGGATGTACCGACCCTCACGGAACACCTGGCCGCGGCCACCGGCGTCATCGATGCGCTGGTCGATCAATCCCCGGACGGCCTGGAAGTGCTGCGCGGCAGCACCAGCTACACCTTTCGCGGCAACTGGAAGGTTCACGCCGAGAACGGCCTTGACGGCTACCACGTCAGCACCGTGCACGCCAATTACATCGGCATGGTCACCCGGCGCGTGACGCAAGGCACGTCCGACCCGGTCAAGTCGATCGCCGACGACCGCATCATGCAGCAGGCCAGCGGCGCCTATGACCTGGGCAGCGGCCACATCCTGGCCTGGTCGGCGGTGTCGCAGCCGGAAAACCGGCCGCTGGCACGGCAGCGGCCGCGGCTGACGGAGCAATTCGGCCCCGCCAAGACCGCCTGGATGATCGACCGCATCCGCAACATGCTGCTGTTCCCGAACGTGTTCCTGATGGACCAGACCTCGACGCAAATCCGCGTGTTCCGGCCCATCGCCCCGGACCTGACCGAAGTCAGAATCTATTGCCTGGCGCCGCGCGGCGAGACGCCGGCCGCCCGCCAGCTACGCGTGCGCCAGTTCGAGGACTTCTTCAATGCCACCGGCATGGCCACGCCGGACGACCTGACCGAGTTCGAGGCCAGCCAGACCGGCTTTGCCGCCGCGCCGAGCACCGGCCTGCAGGAATACGCCCGTGGCGCCACCCGCGCGCAACCCGGCGCCGACGCACTCGCCGCCGGCCTTGGCATCCAGCCGGTGCAAAGCAGCCCGAGCTTTCAGGACGAAACCCACCTGCCGGCCATCTTCCGCGAATGGCTGCGCCTGTTGACGGCCGGTGCCGGAGCCTGA